The sequence GAATCTTTCTCCTGAAGGATATCAAATGGTTACTGATATGTAATCCAAAAGATCTACAACATTTGTTGATTTATAAATGCTCTTTCCGTTTATCATTATTGATGATGACACACTTATATAACGTTATACTGTTACAAAGCTCTTTGTCAGTTCTAATCTTCACCAAGAGACATACATCTTCAGACAATTCACAAGATTAGGAAGCATTGGTCAATGATTTGCATATATAAACCATTTATACATCACATTTGCTCACCAAGGAAGGCACAATGTGAGTGACTCCGTGATCCGCCGCTTAAAAcacgttttgttttttttccaccGCCTTAGGTGACGAGAAATAATTTATGAATAGTGGGCTATAAGTGGGCCTATCTATTAATACGGCGTAAGCCCATTAGATTTAGTTTCGTCTTTGTTGTCAACAAAGAGGACCCCCCGAAAGAGATCTATATCGTATAACCTGTGACTGAGAGAGATCAAAATCGAAAacgtgaagaagatgatgatgatgagctctGCATCCGCCATGAAAGCTGCTGgagttttgcttcttcttactGTGCTAACATTAGGTAAAATATTaatctttcttctcctttttgcGTATTATCTCGATTTCGATGTGATTCATCTGATCGATCTGATGATCTCCgtcgatttatttttttgatcttCTCGTCgatttgtgatgatgatgatctccaGCTTATGCGAAGAAGTCTGGTGATGTGACAGAGTTGCAGATTGGTGTCAAGGTGAGTACTAACGCTCGTAATTTCAACTTCCATATTTGAATTTGACTTATCTGTGTAGGAGTCTGTTGGaatgaaattgaatttgatCTCAACGTGATTAGAAGATAACAATGGTCATGATTACGTTGTTTAAACTTCAAATTCAACTGAAATTTATGTTAATTCGCGTGATTAGAAAGATGATAATAATGGTCAAGATTACTTTGTTTTAGTTACAGTCTTTAGAAAGTAAATGAAGAAATTGGAAATGGACTTGCCTTCTATACTCTTTTGGCTAGTGCACTTTTCTGACCATTGGtttcatttgtttctctttttttcttacagttCAAGCCTCAGAAATGTGATCTTCAGGCTCACAAAGGGGATAAGATCAAGGTTCACTATCGGGTATGTTTTATTTGAAGCTTTTACTAGTTTTGTAACCTTAATGCTGGGAAGGTTCCTTCTTGCTTGCTTTTATAGTATTCTgattgagagaaaagaaagagccatgaaggagtttttttttttctcactgcAACCTTAAGAATGTTCATGAAACATCAGGGGATGAAATTGTGGAATTACCTTCATTAGTGTTTAAGAAAATGTTGATATTTGATAGCTTAAGAACAAACAGTAATTATGAAATCTGATCTATAAACAGCTTGACGATTAACGTAGTTCTCTCTTGGCTCTTGCAGGGAAAGTTAACTGATGGAACTGTCTTTGATTCAAGTTTTGAGAGGGGTGACCCTATTGAGTTTGAGCTTGGAACTGGTCAAGTCATCCCAGGTTTGTTTCAGTCGCATTGCATCGCAGAAACtccatctttttttctcctgTTATTGTTACATTATATTATTGACAAGACAAAATTGAAGGTGATGGAACTTAATTTGAAATGACTTGCAGGATGGGACCAGGGTTTACTGGGAGCTTGTGTAGGTGAGAAGAGAAAGTTAAAAATCCCATCCAAACTTGGTTATGGTGAAAGCGGCTCACCACCAAAAATTCCAGGTATGTTATGTTACTCGGCTGAACGTTACTAGTAGATGACTCAGTTCCATCCTTCTCTCTAACGATGAGGCTAGAGAGAACATAAGATACTGAATTGACCTGCCAATGAAAAACGCTGCACCTTGTTAAACGATCGATAAACCAATGCATGTGTGCCGTAAGTGCATCAGAACCAAGATATAGGGAGTCAGATAATGAgagttgttgtgttgtgtaaATTTTTCGATTGTAGCTGCATTTGTTATGAAGACTATATTGCAGTTGAGACTCGATGTTTCATGAAATGAATGGTAAATTGCAGGTGGTGCGACATTAATATTCGACACTGAGCTTGTTGCTGTGAACGGGGAACCAGCCAGCGAAGGAAAAGCAAAGAATGAGCTTTGATTACACcctcgttgttttttttttccatttaaacGAAACCGTTAAGTAGTAGCTCTTGTCGGCATTTTGAATCTAAAACAGCctaagacaataataatatgtttCGTTATAACTTTAGTTATGTTGGCAGTTTTAAAATGacaacttggccagaaaagagaAAGTTAATTTTGATTGGCAATAAGGTGCAAACGCAGATAATCAGAAGAACTTTGGCCAGAATCACTTATTTTGCCATGTGTGGATATGACAGTATAATAACAACATGTACAATCTTCCAATTTAGTTCATAAACCGTGAGTGTGCAACCTAACTTGTTTGCCTACAGCGATCCTCGTTGAATGAAGAAGATATCAAGTCTTCCAAGGTGCTTTGTAGAACTCCGTTGACATCTCTGAGTAGTGTACGATTTACTTGCAAAAAAGTGGAACAACTTTATCCAAATGTGGGAGCTTTGCAAAGAAGTCTCTTTGTGGTCAAGCAAAAGTTTATGGTGGTCAACTCAACTGGTCATGATgctgggttttagggtttatttgGTGAGAGTCAGTCTCCAGAACAACGTTGAACCATGTATAAAGCTAAACTTATTTAGCTTAGGCGATGAAGTCTATATATTCAAGTCAGTCACTACTACGGTTTATTGTTGTTATGCATCAGCATCACCAAAGACAAGCCTAAAGGTCGTCGTTAAATACAAATGCAAAACGTAACCATATTGGATGACtgattttaaagatatttacaattttttcgAGAGATTTACTTAGATGTACTACAAAATTGGGTAATATTATCAGaacagataattttttttattactaggaTATTTtaggtattttcaaaatacttaCGTgctcttgttttatgttacaggaaaaaacgtaattacaaaaatgtcattgccacgtcagacgtcacgtcagaaatcgctgatgtgtattaaataactcagctTTATCGCGTTACAgaggtaatgacggctgagttacagtatgttgcggctgatttatggaaaaaacatttgagtaagagcaggcggctgacttagagcataaccCAGTCAAGCGTTACGACTGACTTAAAGAAATCTGGCTGAATtatgctataactcagccgtccttacggcGGACTTTTTAACCGATGgttgagtttttaaaattttggctgagttatcactacgacatgGCTGAAATAACATTTTCTGGTTGGTTGAGTTATGAACAACGACTAACTTATAAGATGTCGTTACGGCCGAGTTATGGTtatttactataactcagccgtcataagcTGACTTATCGGACAACTCGGccattttacggctgacttagtagcgaaagattaattactagaatatcattcagttacggctgattTATTAGACGATACGACTGAGTTATGACattaagcggctgaatttggcagccatttttttgctttttaattattataatagtatctttttgctttttaattactgtaatagtattcatgttgcggctgagttataatcttgtttgatgactgatttaattaggctgatttaCATGTCCGTTTGGGggctgacttgccacttcgGTCACATATcaatgtcatcatcttctccggaaatacgaaacgtcgttccttcgattattgttcttcaactggttcaaaataaaagatttacATGTTTTCTACCTTCTTTTTCACCTTGTTCTTcccttgtttttctctttgtttttcatttcttgattacactcattcttattaatttttctcattcttcttcatttactttcatggatccagttccggtgtttgttgtttccggtaattaggtaaagaaacacaaatatgtacTTAACACCGATGATAGAGGGTGTcgagttgtgcagatagatgcaGAAACAATGCACGACAAGTTTACTTTACGTtcatttcttgttataagtcagccaccaaacattataaatcagccgtcatatgaatctaagagACCTTTTGAAATAACACgacatgtttcttttttttaatcctaatatctagtgatcccatactcactagcaacctactccaaaacaataacaacaacggATAACAAATAatgaatccaataaccaataaccattaAAGGAAATAACATAATACCATTCCAATAACAATCCAGAACCTAAAATAATCCGTTCTAGACCGCTAAAATCCACTCAAGCATCCTAACAAAGACACAGAGCAAACAAcagagcctctagaacatcctcttcttcatacccttgattctacgatcacactttgcctttacctgcactgcaaacacaaattgagatgcatgagtatttaataaatactcagtaaggcaatcctcccatctactgggctatacacacaagcaatagagacatctctaactatcaaccaacaatcaataaccaaacaacaacaaaccaggactctgcatcgaccgacgccaaccatgcattgaccgacaccaactggggttgcatcgaccgacacgcacactgcatcgaccaacacatgctcgacatagcatgaaatccctaattgcatcaaccgacgcctccacatggcatcgaccgatggtCCTAGGTCaaacgcgccgtcctcgcatttgcatcgaccgacgcacaaagtgcatcgaccgatgcacatgccgagaaTCGTTTTTCCCCAAATCTCCTCACCGGATCTTGGTTCCTACAACCATCAAACTCGATTctaagccacaagaaagcttcacaaagTCTTAaataacgttctaacaagccacacaacacataaacaagcagatcagagaaatctccagcttagataagccatggtcatgcacttacctttgtcacagacgattctgaacctcaaacaggAAGAGAAacactcctaggaagctcctacaacgatcccagatacagatctctacaggaacaacctCAGATCtccaagaactctcaagaacaacaaaaaaattctttctctctttctttttctgcagAAAAAGGCCCAAACTCGGCCAAACCCTCAAGTTTCTGCTTTTATAAGCGATTCCAGGGTTTCtctaaccccaaaacgcaacatttaacttaaactcgtttGCGAGAACtaaccttgcatcgaccaatgcatcaccagcatcgatcgatgcacatcccaaaccgggattcgaTCGACCTCGAATCTAGCACTAAACCAACAGCCAAGGATCTCTCGTGCAACCAACACTTTGGCCTGCACCTCCTCCGACTAACTATGAGGACTCAACCTGGCCAATAACCAGCGTCTCTGACATTATACGCTctcaactcatgcatctctCTCGCTCTTAGGTCTCAACCTTCGAGTCTTACCGACTTGCCTTCGGGCCTCAGCCTTCAAGCTATGGTATCAGGAAGTCAAATCTTGTTCTCGGGCTATTACCCTACAACGTGCCTTCGGATCGTCACCCAAAGTTGATATACCAATTATACCCTCAGACCACAAAGTCCTTCGAGATAACGGTACACAGGAACCTAACTGTTCCCTCATGAGTTGTTCGAGATCTCATATCTCTATAACAATAATTCTGAGCTTGACAGAGTACCCCGCTGACCAAAACTACCTTTATGGCTCTCGCAGaaacatcgcaatgtcctacGGCCAACACTCGCCACTAAGGCTACCGAGATGTCACAAAGACCCTAACCACGTCACAAAGACTCCAAAcatgtcacaaagaccacacaaacATACcgcaggaccgccaccaagtcCACAAAAATGTCCAAAACGATCGCTACTAAGGCCACAAACGTCATCGGGACCGCCACCATGGTATCCAACATCACTAAGACCACCACCAAGGTATCCGGCGTCACCAAGACCTCTACCCCTAACCGGCGTCACCAAGAAATCTGTCACCAAGACCAACGTCAGGTGCAAAACGTCACTAAGACATACTACCACTGACAAGCGTCACCAAGATCTCTGTCACCAAGACCACTGTCACGGTACAAAACGTCACTAAGACTCCTATCAAGGAAAAAGCGTCACCAAGACCACTCCATTCCATGAAACTAAACGCCACAAAGACCGCCACCCAGGCACACATCCCGCAGGATCATCACGAAGATCCCCACACTTTCCAcaaaaactttccatttttagaaccaTTCTAATGGAAACcttctttttaagaaaatttctatttatgaaaacttccaattatagaaacccgagctatttcccttcatcttattaatcttaaaAATGTCATAATTGTTACAACCTCaatgaaaatacataaaaaaaataagatacaataGCACCGACTCAATGACCCgtatcccgagcaccacctcgtcttggtacttagtcgcacaaccaaccacccttaagcgaccaagtatcaagagagatgggctggaatactccatccGCTCCAGCCACGGTCTTCAAACCACCACGACACTGGAACCAAGGTTAGGCAAGCTCAAGCGTCGACTtacttctcaaaccacttcttgaaccttgccttcatcctcgcctctggctcccaaatCTCCTTTAACACACAATCACAATCCCGctggactctcatcaaaggaatcttcttccgCCGAACTTCCTTGATCCGCCTCTCGAGTACCCTCACCGGTCTCGTCTTAagagtcatgttgggctgaatatctacaggaatcttagccaacaactcaTCATCCTTGTGAAGACACaacctcagcatcgacacatggaaGACTTTGTGGAACGCATGCATAAACGCAGGCAACTCTAACTTGTATGCAACCGGTCCCAGCTGCTTCACAATCTTGAAAGGACCCATATActtcagactcaacttagtctctgaaaatgacctgttcggaccccgtaatatggccatcttgaggtacactctgtcatCCACCTAAAACTCAATGACCTTTATCCTCTGATCAGCATaactcttctgccgatcctgagcctctctcatgttcagcttgagaacctgaacAAAACTCGCATtcaatatgctcctctcccccatctgagtccaacataaaggtgtgctacatggcctcccatacaacgcCTTATAAGGAGTCATACAAATACTCActtgataactgttgttgtaagcaaactctacgaGGTTCAAATGATcagcccaatgaccaccccaatccagcacacacattcTCAACAAATCATTTTCAACAACACCTAGTGTAACTCTCAACACATTCTCAACAAaacattttgtttgaaaatttcaACACCTAGTGTAATTCATCATAATTTAAAGGATTGCGAAAAGTTGCATATATGTTACGTAGTTTCAACTTTATACCACTAATCATTTTGAGTAGTAATCCAAACTGTATTGTACATCAAGCTAGTAGTGGTGCAAGTGAATATCAACgagattattaatattaattatatatgtgatgtaTATTAAGAATGAGCTTTTCTTATTCATTAGTgaatgtacaatatatatagtctccATACAATAGGGTTTTGAtaagtattaattatatttgtatccTTCTCTCCTTGATacaccccctcaagatggagacAGTGGCTTGACTCCAATCTTGCAAACGAGTTCGTGAAAATGGGGACGAGGTAGAGGTTTTGTTAAGGTATCAGCCAACTGATCATGTGTTGAGACATGTGAGACACGTAGTGCACCAGATTGAATATAGCCACGCACGAAGTGATAATCAATTGCTACATGTTTCATCCTTGAGTGAAAGACCAGATTGGAACAAAGATACGTTGCTCCCATGTTATCACAGTATATGACCGGTGCCGTAGGTAAGGTGATGACCAATTCAGACAGAAGCGAACAGATCCACTGAAGTTCGGAAGCCGTATTGGCCACAGCACGGTACTCCGCCTCTGTGGAGGATCTTGCGACACTCCTTTGTTTCTTCGATGACCACGAAATCGGACTCCCCCCAAAGTATACAATATACGCATTTGTCGAAATACAATCACCTTTGTCACCCCCCccccaatcagcatcagaaAAAGCATGAACAGTAAGAGGACAATCCGAACGAATGAAAATGCCATGAGACGTGGTACCAACGAGATAACGTAATATCCTCTTAGCAGCCTGCCAATGATCTGTGGTTGGTTTATGCATATATTGAGATAGATGGTTTACCGCAAATGCAATGTATGGACGGGTAAAAGCCATGTACTAAAGACTCCCAATGACCATGCGGTATGTAGTGACATTAGCTAGGGGTGTCCTGGAGTGTAACGTTAGTGGTGACTGTGACATCGGAGTCGTGACCGGTTGGCACCAAGCATGTTTGTGCGTGCTAACAAATCTGTGACATACTTACGCTGCATCAAATGTAACCCTTGTTTTGTTCGCGTTGCCTCAATGCCAAGAAAGTAGCTTAGTGGACCAAGATCTTTTAGTGAAAACCGAGAAGCAAGAGAGGCATTGAACGGTTGAACAAGCGACGATGGACCAGCAATGAttatgtcatcaacatagaccaATACGTAGAGGTATTCCCGGTTGTGTTTGTATGTGAACAGCGATGTGTCAAATAGTGAGTTTGTGAAGCCTAGTTGTATGAGGAAATTACGCAACTCCTGATACCAAGCGCGAGGAGCTTGTTTCAAACCGTATAGAGCTTTCTGAAGGCGACATACATGATGACGACGGTCACGGTCCACAAAGCCCGGTGGTTGTGAGACATACATTGTTTCAGTGAGTGTACCTTTAAGAAACGCGTTATTGATGTCAACCTGATAAATGCTCCAATCTCGTTTAACCGCAACCTCAAGTACCAGCCGGACTGTCGTCGATTTGATGACCGGACTAAACGTTTCTGAGTAGTCTAGGCCATACAATTGAGCAAAACCGCGAGCAACTAGCCTTGCCTTGTACCTTTCAATTGAACCGTTAGGACGATACTTGAGAGTACAAATCCACTTACATGGTATAACGTGCTGCGAAGGGTCAAGCTCTTCCAGATCCCATGTGCGATGCCGCATCTGTGCGTTGATCTCCTCAACCATCGCCTTTCGGAAATTCAGGTCTTTAAGCGCTTGAGCCATAGTAGTGGGTATCATCGGAGATTTTTCCGCCAATAGATTaagcttttgttttggtttagataTGTTGTTTTTGGCTCTTGTTTGCATAGGATGGATATTTTGTGGAGGAGATGGTTGTTGGACAATTTGAGGTTGTGGTGAGGGGGATGGAGTAGCGGGTGTGGAATTTTGGTGAGATGCAATGGAGGAAGTGTTTAGCGATGGTGGatgcgaggaagaagatgaggacgTGGACGAAGAAGGATTTGAGGGTAATGGACTTGGACTTTTCAAAATTGGGCTAGAATGTGTAGTAGAGGTTGAATTTGGTGGAGTGGAGGTGTGAGAAATATTTAGGCCTGGTGTTGTTGGGCTATGTGTTGGATTTGAGAGTGAATAAAATTGTGGAGAATTGGACGATGATGGCTGCAATTCAAGCGATAAAGTGTTAGGCGAATTTACCTGTGATGGTGGAGCACGCTAGGACTGAGGAGACGACGGAGATGCAGGGACGCCCAGAGATTGTTGTGTCGAGGAGAGTGGACCGGGGTGAGGATCTGAGCACGGCATGGAGGAGGAATGAGTGAGTGGCGAGGGCACATAACTGACCGGTGCATGCAGCGCATGTGAGGCAGCGGAGTCAGATGACAGCGGTGGTTGTGACGACACGCGAAACGGGAAGTTCGTTTCAATGAACTGAACGTGACGAGATGTATACACTCGGCCGGTTGTGAGGTCCATGCATAAATATGCACTTTGGGTAAGTGAGTACCCAATAAAAACACACGGTGTAGAACGATCGTCAAGTTTTTTTGTCTGATACGGCCGGAGCCATGGAAAACACGTACAGCCAAACACACGCAACTTGAAGTAATTTGGTGATTGGTTGAATAGTTTAGCATACAGAGACATACCATGCAGAACATCCGTAAGCATGCGGTTGATAAGATAGGTTGCTGTGGCAAATGCATATGACCAATACGTCTTCGGTACCGATGCATGACTAAGGAGTGAAAGACCCGTCTCCACAATGTGACGATGTTTCCGTTGAGCAGTACCGTTGTGTTCTGGTGTGTGTGGCGGTGACGTCAAATGTGATATACCACTAGCAGCCAAAAAAGACCGTAACGCAAGGAATTCACCGCTGTTATCCGTATATAACGTTCTGATTCGACATTGAAAACGATTTTCCACCAAGGCTTTAAAAGCTATAAAAACCTCTTTTACTTGAGATTTCTGTTTCAAGGGATATAACCACGTATATCTTGTGTAATGATCAACAATAACAAGATAGTATTTGAAATGATCAATAGAGAAAAGaggagatgtccacacatcGGAGTAAAGATATTCAAGAGGGTGTGTGGAGGTGATTGTATTTGTAGAAAAAGGGAGTTTGTGGCTCTCATTGATTAAACAGTCGGAACACGACAATTGTTTTTGTGAAGTGTTTGAGAGTGGTAAAGAAAAATTTGTAACAATAGCTTTTAAAGTGGAGATAGTAGGATGCCCAAGTCTGGAATGCCATGATGAGAGGTCGGTTTTTGGTGATGGTGATGCGGAGAATGCGGAAATGGTTGCTTTTGTAACCGGCCACTCATATAACTCATTCCTAGTCCTGCCTTGGAGTAATTGGACCCCCGtgctgagatccttcacctgaaaggaCGCAGGATAGAAGTGCACAGAAACTTGATTAGCATTGCACAATCGATACACCGAGAttagatttttgaaaacatcAGGGACATATAATATATCTTGAAGTTTAAGAGAGCGAGATGGAGTGGGGAGCAAACCAGAACCCATTTTTGTTATGGGAATACCCGAACCATCAACTATTTTGACCTCTTCACCACCATTATACGGCTGATGTAAAGAGAGATTGGAGAGATCAGAAGTCAGATG comes from Camelina sativa cultivar DH55 chromosome 19, Cs, whole genome shotgun sequence and encodes:
- the LOC104766441 gene encoding peptidyl-prolyl cis-trans isomerase FKBP15-1, encoding MMMMSSASAMKAAGVLLLLTVLTLAYAKKSGDVTELQIGVKFKPQKCDLQAHKGDKIKVHYRGKLTDGTVFDSSFERGDPIEFELGTGQVIPGWDQGLLGACVGEKRKLKIPSKLGYGESGSPPKIPGGATLIFDTELVAVNGEPASEGKAKNEL